In Natronococcus occultus SP4, the following proteins share a genomic window:
- a CDS encoding helix-turn-helix domain-containing protein — MTDIKAVVRVEHPDIVLTKTVTHDQSATVRSVLEAGTDPTSGKFFYRIRSSDFRRFEDGLRNDHTIGEFERVIETRDEKAIYSFEYTDEAKVISPIISTANGVILDMKNDGNGWVLTVWLPDRTNLAPLWDYAERNGIEIELLRVNEYASLGKTDAGLTDSQREALLVALDAGYFEDPRNATLSEVAATLDISQPAASGLLRRGTKRLIVSSLMDDGEKPD; from the coding sequence GTGACTGATATCAAAGCAGTCGTCCGAGTCGAGCACCCTGACATCGTGCTCACAAAGACAGTCACTCACGACCAGAGTGCGACCGTCAGGTCGGTGCTAGAGGCAGGAACTGACCCGACATCGGGGAAGTTCTTCTATCGCATACGGTCATCTGATTTCCGCCGGTTCGAAGACGGATTGCGGAACGATCACACCATCGGCGAGTTCGAACGAGTCATCGAAACCAGAGACGAGAAGGCGATTTATAGCTTCGAGTACACGGACGAAGCGAAGGTCATCTCACCGATCATTTCGACCGCGAACGGTGTCATACTCGATATGAAAAACGACGGAAACGGTTGGGTGCTAACAGTGTGGCTGCCCGACCGGACGAATCTGGCTCCTCTCTGGGACTATGCAGAACGGAACGGCATCGAGATCGAGTTACTGCGCGTAAACGAGTACGCTAGTTTGGGGAAGACGGACGCAGGGTTGACCGATAGCCAACGAGAGGCACTCCTCGTCGCACTCGACGCAGGCTATTTCGAAGACCCGCGGAACGCAACTCTCAGCGAAGTCGCCGCTACTCTGGATATCTCTCAACCTGCAGCCAGTGGTCTCCTTCGGCGTGGGACCAAACGACTCATCGTTTCTTCCCTCATGGATGACGGCGAAAAGCCAGACTGA